One Mycobacterium kubicae genomic window carries:
- a CDS encoding XdhC family protein, translated as MRDVLADLMSVWRAGGTAGVGTVVRTLRSAPRPPGASMVVAPDGSVSGSVSGGCVEGAVYDLAAEVVQTGSPRLERYGISDGDAFAVGLTCGGIIDIFVEPVSQATFPELGTVADDIAAHRPVAVATVISHPEWTGRRRVIWPHTAAGSLGSARADAAVTDDARGLLALGRSDILEYGTDGQRRGEGMEVFVASYAPRPRMLVFGAIDFAAALARQGSFLGYRVTVCDARAVFATPARFPTADEVVVEWPHRYLAGQVQAGAIDERTVICVLTHDPKFDVPVLEVALRLPAVGYVGAMGSRRTHDDRMDRLRAAGLTDAEMSRLSSPIGLDLGARTPEETAVSIAADIIARRWGGQGRPLAELSGRIHRDV; from the coding sequence GTGCGTGACGTGCTTGCTGATCTGATGTCGGTCTGGCGCGCCGGCGGCACCGCGGGGGTAGGAACCGTGGTCCGGACTTTGCGGTCGGCGCCGCGCCCGCCGGGCGCCTCGATGGTGGTCGCGCCGGATGGTTCGGTCAGCGGGTCGGTGTCGGGCGGATGTGTGGAGGGTGCCGTCTACGACCTCGCCGCTGAGGTCGTGCAGACCGGGTCGCCGCGGCTGGAGCGCTACGGAATCAGCGACGGAGACGCCTTCGCGGTAGGCCTGACCTGCGGCGGCATCATCGACATCTTCGTCGAACCGGTGTCGCAGGCGACCTTCCCCGAGCTCGGCACGGTGGCCGACGATATCGCCGCGCACCGACCGGTCGCCGTGGCCACCGTCATCTCCCATCCGGAGTGGACGGGCCGGAGGCGGGTCATCTGGCCCCACACCGCGGCCGGGTCGCTGGGTTCGGCGCGCGCCGACGCCGCCGTCACCGACGACGCCCGCGGTTTGCTGGCCTTGGGCCGCAGCGACATCCTCGAATACGGGACCGACGGCCAGCGCCGCGGTGAAGGCATGGAGGTCTTCGTCGCCAGCTACGCGCCGCGCCCGCGAATGCTGGTGTTCGGCGCCATCGACTTCGCGGCCGCCCTGGCCCGGCAGGGCTCGTTCCTCGGCTACCGCGTCACCGTCTGCGATGCCCGCGCCGTGTTCGCCACGCCGGCGCGCTTCCCGACGGCCGACGAAGTCGTCGTCGAATGGCCGCACCGCTACCTGGCCGGCCAGGTGCAGGCCGGGGCAATCGACGAGCGCACGGTCATCTGCGTGCTCACCCACGACCCGAAGTTCGACGTGCCGGTGCTGGAGGTGGCGCTGCGGTTGCCCGCGGTCGGCTACGTCGGCGCGATGGGATCGCGGCGAACCCACGACGACCGCATGGACCGGCTGCGCGCGGCCGGGTTGACGGACGCGGAGATGAGTCGCCTCTCGAGCCCAATCGGTTTGGATCTGGGCGCGCGCACCCCCGAGGAAACCGCCGTTTCGATCGCCGCGGACATCATCGCCCGACGGTGGGGCGGGCAGGGCCGTCCCCTGGCTGAGCTCAGCGGCCGCATCCACCGCGACGTGTAA
- a CDS encoding SRPBCC family protein encodes MKIANQFTVSAPIDQAWDVLCDLEQVIPLMPGAQLTGHQGDDYLGKVKVKVGPVTSEFSGKVHFVEQDRAQYRAVIDAKGKESRGTGNAAATVTAQLQEAGERTHVIVDTDLKIVGKLAQFGSGMLQQVSEKLLGQFVESLEAELKAKASPAPESPVSTNGELPRSAEVPVDAAATAASAEPAPIDLLQLAGGEQLKKYGAPGVALLAAMVLAWLLVRRRGAGRAG; translated from the coding sequence ATGAAGATCGCCAACCAGTTCACCGTCAGCGCGCCGATCGATCAGGCTTGGGACGTGCTGTGCGACCTGGAGCAGGTGATTCCGCTGATGCCCGGAGCGCAGCTGACCGGCCACCAGGGCGACGACTACCTCGGCAAAGTAAAGGTCAAGGTGGGCCCGGTGACCAGCGAATTCAGCGGCAAGGTGCACTTCGTCGAACAAGACCGCGCCCAATACCGGGCCGTGATCGACGCCAAGGGCAAAGAGTCGCGCGGCACCGGCAATGCGGCGGCCACCGTGACCGCGCAGCTGCAGGAGGCGGGGGAGCGCACCCACGTCATCGTCGACACCGATCTCAAGATCGTCGGCAAGCTGGCTCAGTTCGGCAGCGGCATGCTGCAACAGGTGTCGGAGAAGTTGTTGGGCCAGTTCGTCGAATCCCTGGAAGCCGAACTCAAAGCCAAGGCCAGCCCAGCGCCGGAGAGCCCGGTCAGCACCAACGGTGAGCTACCGAGAAGCGCCGAGGTCCCCGTAGACGCCGCGGCCACGGCCGCCTCCGCTGAGCCTGCCCCCATCGACCTGTTGCAACTCGCCGGCGGCGAGCAGCTCAAGAAGTACGGCGCCCCCGGTGTCGCGCTGCTGGCCGCGATGGTGCTCGCCTGGCTGTTGGTGCGGCGGCGAGGGGCCGGCCGCGCTGGCTAG
- a CDS encoding TrmH family RNA methyltransferase: protein MSGPGPTEWGAPATGVGPWVGDPPDDPRYDPMLLREGDTRNVVDAYRYWTREAIIADIDRRRHGLHVAIENFGYDANIGSVVRTANAFAVDTVHIVGRRRWNRRGAMVTDRYQRLCHHDDAAHLMAFAADAGLTVVAVDNVPGASRLEETTLPRDCLLVFGQEGPGITDDTRTGAALTVSIAQFGSTRSINAGVAAGIAMHAWIREHADLSRAW, encoded by the coding sequence GTGAGCGGACCCGGGCCCACTGAGTGGGGTGCACCGGCCACCGGCGTCGGCCCGTGGGTGGGGGACCCGCCCGACGACCCGCGCTATGACCCAATGTTGTTGCGCGAAGGGGACACTCGCAACGTCGTCGACGCCTACCGGTACTGGACTCGCGAGGCGATCATCGCCGACATCGACCGGCGCCGGCATGGGCTGCATGTGGCGATCGAGAACTTCGGGTACGACGCCAACATCGGCTCGGTGGTGCGCACCGCCAACGCGTTCGCCGTCGACACCGTGCACATCGTCGGGCGTCGCCGCTGGAATCGCCGCGGCGCCATGGTGACCGACCGCTACCAACGGTTGTGCCATCACGACGATGCCGCCCACCTGATGGCTTTTGCCGCCGACGCCGGGCTGACCGTGGTCGCGGTGGACAACGTCCCGGGCGCCAGCCGGCTGGAAGAGACGACGCTGCCGCGGGACTGTCTGCTGGTGTTCGGTCAAGAAGGCCCCGGCATCACCGACGACACGCGCACGGGTGCGGCGCTGACCGTCTCGATCGCACAGTTCGGTTCGACCCGCAGCATCAATGCCGGTGTGGCGGCGGGGATCGCGATGCATGCGTGGATCCGCGAGCACGCAGACCTGTCGCGGGCTTGGTGA